In one window of Caballeronia sp. TF1N1 DNA:
- a CDS encoding ISNCY family transposase: protein MSMRELDRFKVFQSVVDGLLKPWRAAERLGLSTRQVRRLSARLREQGAPGLVSGKRGQTDNHRVDAGLAVRAVAIVKERYSDFGPTLACEKLRECHGIALAVETIRSLMTAAGLWVPRRQRPPRIHQPRNRRACLGELIQIDGSDHRWFEERAPACTLLVFIDDATSRLMTLHFTATESTFSYFEATRRYIEQHGKPLALYSDKASVFSLNRGSRKADKGVTQFGRALYELNVETLCANSSQAKGRVERANLTLQDRLVKELRLREIDTWEAANAYAPHFIADFNDRFGKRAKSDFDAHRPVRADEDLDSILTARESRCVSASLTVQYDRVMYLLEDSPATRALIHRYLDVYEYPDGRIEIWANGAALPCRRYDRLSHVDQGAEVDNKRLGHVLALSRQVQMERDNRPIKSAPSRTNRGEEVRPKMRANNTRKQRELKQIDLNAMMLRSAEMRAASVGKLSSLEAGTDPKPDISI from the coding sequence ATGTCGATGCGCGAGTTGGACCGATTCAAAGTGTTTCAGTCAGTGGTCGACGGACTGCTCAAACCGTGGCGGGCCGCCGAGCGACTCGGACTGAGTACACGACAGGTGCGGCGTCTCAGTGCGCGGTTACGCGAACAAGGCGCGCCGGGCCTGGTTTCCGGCAAGCGCGGTCAAACGGACAATCATCGTGTCGACGCGGGCTTGGCGGTCCGGGCCGTGGCCATCGTCAAAGAGCGCTATAGCGATTTTGGTCCGACGCTGGCGTGTGAGAAGCTGCGGGAATGCCACGGCATTGCGCTGGCCGTCGAGACGATTCGTTCTCTGATGACGGCAGCGGGTCTTTGGGTGCCTCGCCGCCAACGCCCGCCGCGGATTCACCAGCCGCGCAACCGCCGCGCGTGTCTGGGCGAACTGATCCAGATCGATGGTAGCGATCACCGCTGGTTCGAGGAGCGCGCGCCGGCCTGCACGCTGCTGGTGTTTATCGACGATGCCACCAGCCGTCTGATGACCCTGCACTTCACGGCCACCGAATCGACCTTCAGTTATTTCGAGGCAACGCGCCGCTACATCGAGCAGCACGGCAAGCCCTTGGCGCTGTATAGCGATAAAGCCAGTGTGTTCTCGCTCAACCGGGGCTCGCGCAAGGCTGACAAGGGGGTCACGCAGTTTGGCCGGGCCTTGTACGAGCTCAACGTCGAGACCCTGTGCGCCAACAGCAGTCAGGCGAAGGGGCGCGTGGAGCGTGCCAACTTGACCTTGCAGGATCGGCTCGTCAAGGAATTGCGGCTGCGCGAGATCGACACGTGGGAGGCCGCGAATGCTTATGCGCCCCACTTCATCGCCGACTTCAACGACCGTTTCGGCAAGCGCGCGAAGAGCGACTTTGACGCGCATCGTCCGGTGCGTGCCGACGAGGATCTCGATTCGATTCTGACGGCACGCGAATCTCGTTGCGTCTCGGCCTCGCTGACGGTGCAATACGATCGCGTGATGTACCTGCTTGAAGATTCGCCGGCGACGCGCGCCTTGATCCATCGCTATCTCGATGTGTACGAGTACCCGGACGGGCGCATCGAGATTTGGGCGAATGGCGCGGCGTTGCCCTGTCGACGTTATGATCGCCTGTCCCATGTCGACCAGGGCGCTGAGGTCGACAACAAGCGTCTTGGACACGTCCTTGCGCTGTCGAGGCAGGTGCAGATGGAGCGCGACAATCGCCCTATCAAGTCAGCGCCCTCACGCACCAATCGGGGCGAAGAGGTGCGCCCGAAGATGCGCGCCAACAACACGCGCAAGCAACGCGAACTCAAGCAGATCGACCTGAACGCGATGATGCTCAGAAGTGCCGAAATGCGGGCAGCCTCGGTGGGGAAACTGTCTTCTTTGGAAGCAGGAACCGACCCCAAACCGGACATTTCAATTTAG
- a CDS encoding RNA polymerase sigma factor has protein sequence MESAKVIASVARVVRDVALAEELAQDAFVAALEHWTDAGVPDKPGAWLMTTAKNKALDRLRQHTLHARKHEELGRDLDAQEMHITPDFVDALDAAREDDIGDDLLRLIFTACHPVLSVDARAALTLRLLGGLTTDEIARAFLVPEPTIAQRIVRAKRTLTAARVPFEVPQADARAARLASVLEVIYLIFNEGYSATAGDDWMRPALCEDALRLGRILAELMPTESEVHGLVALMEIQASRTKARVDAQGRPILLLDQDRSRWDPLLIRRGLTALQRSETLGGGRGVYAVQAALAACHARAPSADATDWLMIVALYDALMQTAPTPVVELNRAVAVSMAYGPQAALDIVDDLRKEPALRTYPWLPSVRADLLAKLGRKDEAREEFARAAALTRNAREQAFLLGRAEEMG, from the coding sequence ATGGAATCGGCGAAAGTGATTGCGAGCGTGGCCCGCGTGGTGCGCGACGTCGCGCTTGCCGAGGAACTCGCGCAGGACGCGTTCGTCGCGGCGCTCGAGCATTGGACCGATGCGGGCGTGCCGGACAAGCCGGGAGCGTGGCTCATGACGACAGCGAAGAACAAGGCGCTCGACCGGCTGCGGCAGCACACGCTGCACGCGCGCAAGCACGAGGAACTGGGCCGCGATCTCGACGCCCAGGAGATGCACATCACGCCCGATTTCGTCGATGCCCTCGACGCGGCCCGCGAAGACGACATCGGCGATGATCTTCTTCGGCTGATTTTCACGGCGTGTCATCCCGTTCTTTCCGTCGATGCCCGCGCCGCGCTGACGTTGCGCCTGCTCGGCGGCTTGACGACCGATGAAATCGCGCGCGCGTTTCTGGTGCCGGAGCCGACCATCGCGCAGCGGATCGTGCGCGCGAAGCGCACGCTGACGGCGGCGCGCGTGCCGTTCGAGGTACCGCAGGCGGACGCGCGGGCGGCGCGGCTTGCGTCGGTGCTCGAAGTCATCTATTTGATTTTCAACGAAGGTTATTCAGCGACCGCCGGCGACGACTGGATGCGCCCCGCGCTCTGTGAAGACGCACTGCGTCTCGGACGCATTCTCGCCGAGCTGATGCCCACGGAGAGCGAAGTTCACGGCCTCGTCGCGTTGATGGAGATTCAGGCGTCGCGCACGAAGGCGCGTGTCGATGCCCAGGGACGGCCGATTTTGTTGCTCGATCAGGACCGCAGCCGCTGGGACCCGCTTTTGATTCGTCGTGGGCTGACGGCCTTGCAGCGCTCGGAGACCTTGGGCGGCGGGCGCGGCGTGTATGCGGTTCAGGCGGCGCTTGCCGCGTGTCACGCGCGCGCACCGAGCGCCGACGCGACTGACTGGCTGATGATCGTCGCGTTATACGACGCGCTCATGCAAACGGCGCCCACGCCGGTGGTCGAGCTGAATCGCGCGGTCGCGGTGAGCATGGCTTATGGGCCGCAGGCTGCGCTCGATATCGTCGATGATTTGCGTAAGGAGCCAGCGCTCAGGACTTATCCCTGGTTGCCGAGTGTGCGTGCGGATTTGCTGGCAAAGTTGGGACGCAAAGACGAAGCGCGCGAGGAGTTCGCGCGTGCGGCTGCGTTGACTAGGAATGCTCGGGAGCAGGCGTTTCTTTTGGGGCGGGCGGAGGAAATGGGGTGA
- a CDS encoding VOC family protein, with translation MHQQIFVNLPVRDLKRSMTFFKELGLSFNPAFTNDDAACLVIGENIFAMLLVEKFFQTFTAKAIVDAHEATETLVCLSCESRAEVDDLVAKALKAGGRAPREPQDHGFMYGHGFEDLDGHIWELVHMNPEAA, from the coding sequence ATGCATCAACAGATTTTCGTCAACTTGCCCGTGCGCGATCTGAAGCGCTCGATGACCTTCTTCAAGGAACTCGGCCTCTCGTTCAACCCGGCTTTTACCAATGACGACGCCGCGTGCCTCGTTATCGGCGAAAACATCTTCGCGATGCTGCTCGTCGAGAAGTTCTTCCAGACCTTCACCGCAAAGGCGATCGTCGATGCGCACGAGGCCACTGAAACGCTCGTGTGTCTTTCGTGCGAGAGCAGGGCGGAAGTGGACGATCTCGTCGCGAAGGCGTTGAAGGCGGGCGGGCGCGCGCCGCGCGAACCGCAGGATCACGGCTTCATGTATGGCCACGGCTTCGAGGATCTGGACGGTCACATCTGGGAACTCGTGCATATGAATCCGGAAGCGGCGTGA
- a CDS encoding YciI family protein — protein sequence MAYLLLVVEPVEQRGQRTPEEGREAYRQMGEFADGLKARGVLRACESLTSLKDASRVSRASADDARIIDGPFAEAKEMIGGFFLLDCETHAEAVEIAATCPAAAWCTIEVRKVGPCYL from the coding sequence GTGGCTTATCTGCTACTTGTGGTCGAGCCCGTGGAGCAACGCGGCCAACGCACGCCGGAAGAGGGGCGCGAGGCATATCGGCAGATGGGAGAGTTCGCCGACGGCCTGAAAGCGCGCGGCGTTTTGCGCGCATGCGAGTCGCTGACTTCGCTCAAGGATGCGTCGCGGGTTTCGCGGGCATCGGCGGATGACGCGAGAATCATCGACGGACCGTTCGCCGAGGCAAAAGAAATGATCGGCGGATTTTTCCTGCTCGATTGCGAAACGCACGCCGAAGCAGTTGAAATTGCCGCAACGTGCCCGGCGGCCGCGTGGTGCACGATCGAGGTCCGCAAAGTCGGGCCGTGCTATCTCTGA
- a CDS encoding DUF2917 domain-containing protein codes for MEEGSEVLQRGVLHGVAAGKLDASGARVVVYVEVAPHQTVSWRLARDADLRIADASVWLTRHQDPYDYWMKPGDIVRLKRGERVWLSSESEHAVEVSLTSYRKNKARTWARILARFMPRAANATSF; via the coding sequence ATGGAAGAAGGTTCGGAAGTGCTACAACGCGGCGTGTTGCACGGCGTGGCAGCGGGCAAGCTGGATGCGAGCGGCGCACGCGTGGTGGTGTATGTCGAAGTCGCGCCGCATCAGACGGTGTCGTGGCGTCTTGCACGCGATGCCGACTTGCGTATCGCCGATGCATCCGTGTGGCTCACGCGTCATCAGGATCCCTACGATTACTGGATGAAGCCCGGCGATATCGTGCGCCTGAAGCGCGGCGAACGCGTGTGGTTGTCGTCGGAGAGCGAGCACGCGGTCGAGGTATCGCTGACGTCGTATCGCAAGAATAAGGCGCGCACGTGGGCGCGGATTCTCGCGCGCTTCATGCCGCGCGCGGCGAACGCGACCAGCTTCTGA
- a CDS encoding tannase/feruloyl esterase family alpha/beta hydrolase has product MRTWRQLLVFLALALSFAGAHAATYLTKHCEDLGGKTVPASIIGLPTRGALIESASVTKAAAPGNRNGEYCRVTGIIRAIQDNTPDIRFEVNLPSRWNGRALQMGGGGYNGTLVSGTEPMPFAPDSTPLARGYATFGSDSGHSGNAGRADFAVNDEAIVNFGFAHLKKTRDVALALIQMGYGRSPEKTYFAGGSTGGREGFTVIERFPNDYDGVIANAPAINFSGVRLMGVKVGQASYAKPGGFVGLAQQRRLFETVVHECDKLDGAADGIVGNVEACRKLEPQIIASLRCANGQRPSLRDSCLSDAQIETLELLRDGLKLPYPLAYNVDTYPGYNVFQGVDFSGTLGLGDSPTLLSPPTFGANGYLFAQGDAYIRHFVTRDLSFNSLNFDLNDPARYKQRLITLAYTVGAMNPDFAAFIAHGGKLIAMHGLSDEVISPNQTIAFFNGLIDKYGQDSVDSFMRLYMVPGFQHGNGVFIPAWDELGALDEWVTNGTAPETLIGSDIAPATNGRTRPICRYPGYPRYLGKGSINVAANFRCVLP; this is encoded by the coding sequence ATGAGGACATGGCGGCAGTTGCTCGTCTTCTTGGCGCTCGCCTTGTCGTTTGCGGGCGCGCATGCCGCCACGTATCTCACGAAGCATTGCGAAGACCTCGGTGGCAAGACGGTGCCCGCATCGATCATCGGTCTGCCGACGCGCGGCGCGCTGATCGAGAGCGCGTCGGTGACGAAGGCCGCCGCGCCGGGCAATCGCAACGGCGAGTATTGCCGCGTCACGGGCATCATCCGGGCGATCCAGGACAACACGCCCGACATCCGCTTCGAAGTGAATCTGCCGAGCCGATGGAACGGCCGCGCGTTGCAGATGGGCGGCGGCGGCTATAACGGCACGCTCGTCTCCGGCACCGAACCCATGCCTTTCGCGCCCGACTCGACGCCGCTCGCGCGCGGCTATGCGACCTTCGGCTCCGACTCGGGGCACTCGGGCAACGCGGGGCGCGCGGACTTCGCCGTGAACGACGAAGCCATCGTCAACTTCGGCTTCGCGCATCTCAAGAAGACCCGCGATGTCGCGCTCGCGCTCATCCAGATGGGCTACGGACGTTCGCCCGAGAAGACGTACTTCGCGGGCGGCTCGACCGGCGGACGCGAAGGCTTCACGGTCATCGAACGCTTTCCGAACGATTACGACGGCGTGATCGCCAATGCGCCGGCTATCAACTTCTCGGGCGTGCGGCTGATGGGCGTGAAAGTCGGGCAGGCGTCCTATGCCAAGCCCGGCGGATTCGTCGGCCTCGCGCAGCAGCGGCGGTTGTTCGAAACGGTCGTGCATGAATGCGACAAGCTCGACGGCGCGGCCGATGGCATCGTCGGCAATGTGGAAGCTTGCCGGAAGCTCGAGCCGCAGATCATCGCGTCGTTGCGCTGCGCGAACGGGCAGCGGCCTTCACTGCGCGACAGTTGTCTTTCCGACGCGCAGATCGAGACGCTCGAACTCCTGCGCGATGGCCTGAAGCTGCCGTATCCGCTCGCGTATAACGTCGATACTTATCCGGGCTACAACGTGTTTCAGGGCGTCGATTTCTCCGGCACGCTCGGTCTCGGCGATTCACCCACGCTGCTTTCGCCGCCAACCTTCGGCGCCAATGGCTATCTCTTCGCGCAAGGCGACGCGTATATCCGCCACTTCGTCACACGCGATCTCTCGTTCAACTCGCTCAATTTCGACCTGAACGATCCCGCGCGCTACAAGCAACGGCTCATCACGCTCGCCTACACGGTCGGCGCGATGAACCCGGACTTCGCGGCATTCATCGCGCACGGCGGCAAGCTGATTGCAATGCACGGACTCTCCGACGAAGTCATCAGCCCGAACCAGACCATCGCGTTCTTCAACGGGCTCATCGACAAGTACGGCCAAGACAGCGTCGATTCCTTCATGCGGCTTTACATGGTGCCGGGTTTTCAGCATGGCAACGGCGTGTTCATTCCCGCATGGGACGAACTGGGCGCGCTCGACGAGTGGGTCACGAATGGCACGGCGCCCGAGACGCTCATCGGCAGCGACATTGCGCCGGCCACCAACGGACGCACGCGGCCGATCTGCCGTTACCCCGGCTATCCGCGTTACCTGGGTAAGGGCAGCATCAATGTCGCGGCGAACTTTCGCTGTGTCTTGCCTTGA
- a CDS encoding LysR family transcriptional regulator, translated as MLNPVWLTTFATVATSHSFTDAGRQLGLRQSSVSEHIRRLEESVGRRLLVRDTHSLALTADGEAMLVHARVILEAMAHAQSQFSSPRLRGRVRLGSSDDLALGPLPSVLAAFRDTHPDVELEITIGMTGRLYQLVDAGELDLAVGKRRIGDARGTRLFSGRLEWLAKPGTIVDTTQPLPLILVAEPSVTRAVVLDALAMAGASWQTVCTSSSHAGCIAAARGGLGLTVRSHFLAGRGLAPPVNREALPGLPEVEFIAFGAKHLSRPAETLLQLLESSDLRGEWDGE; from the coding sequence ATGCTGAATCCCGTGTGGCTGACCACCTTCGCGACCGTGGCCACGTCGCACAGCTTTACCGACGCCGGCCGTCAGCTCGGTCTGCGCCAGTCGAGCGTCTCCGAGCACATTCGACGCCTCGAAGAGAGCGTCGGACGAAGGCTCCTCGTGCGCGATACCCATTCTCTCGCGCTCACGGCCGACGGAGAAGCCATGCTCGTTCACGCCCGCGTGATTCTCGAAGCGATGGCGCATGCGCAATCGCAGTTCAGTTCGCCGCGGCTGCGCGGACGCGTGCGGCTCGGTTCATCGGACGATCTGGCGCTCGGGCCGCTGCCGAGCGTGCTTGCCGCCTTTCGCGACACGCATCCGGATGTCGAACTGGAGATCACGATTGGCATGACGGGACGGCTGTATCAACTCGTCGATGCTGGCGAACTCGATCTTGCCGTCGGCAAGCGCCGTATCGGCGATGCGCGCGGCACGCGGCTGTTCAGCGGCCGACTGGAGTGGCTTGCAAAGCCAGGCACCATCGTCGATACGACTCAGCCCTTGCCGCTCATCTTGGTCGCCGAGCCGAGCGTGACGCGCGCTGTGGTACTCGATGCGCTCGCCATGGCCGGCGCGAGCTGGCAAACCGTCTGCACGAGCAGCAGCCATGCGGGCTGCATCGCGGCGGCGCGCGGCGGACTCGGGCTCACGGTGCGTTCGCATTTTCTGGCGGGACGCGGACTCGCGCCGCCTGTGAATCGCGAAGCGTTGCCGGGATTGCCGGAGGTGGAGTTCATCGCGTTCGGCGCGAAACATCTGAGCCGGCCCGCCGAGACCCTGCTTCAGTTGCTCGAAAGCAGCGACCTGCGCGGCGAATGGGACGGCGAATGA
- a CDS encoding DHA2 family efflux MFS transporter permease subunit gives MNKLSSHTALLWIVAVGFFMQALDTTIVNTALPSIARDLHAAPLAMQSIVVAYTLTMALFTPASGWLADRFGTRRVYFVAITLFVIGSLACASAHTLDQLVMARVLQGIGGSMLLPIGRLAILRTMTGEAYVSALAMISVAGQVGPILGPTLGGWFVQSFTWHWIFLINVPIGAVGLYAVRRFLPDDAIRNAPPFDFVGCGLLSLCMVAFSLALDSPVQTHRGLVSAALFVVAAVSAFAYIPYARRKRNPLFHLALFREPNFSVGLIGNLVCRIGSSAVPFLLPLLMQLELGYSPLHSGLMMLPIAFAGTLSKRWIAGLVKRYGYDNFLLVNTALVGASIIGFALFSPSLPLVVEIAILALFGACNSMQFAAMNSVTLKGLSIKDAGSGNSLFSMVQMLAIGLGVSIGGSLVQVFEHQFGSGAIGFRLSFLCMGVVTLLSGLVFRRLDNAPRAAAPAPAAR, from the coding sequence ATGAACAAACTGTCATCGCACACGGCTCTACTCTGGATCGTCGCCGTGGGCTTCTTCATGCAGGCGCTGGACACGACCATCGTCAATACGGCGCTGCCGTCCATCGCCCGCGATCTGCACGCGGCGCCGCTCGCGATGCAGTCCATCGTCGTTGCCTACACGCTCACGATGGCGCTTTTCACGCCTGCTTCGGGCTGGCTCGCCGACCGCTTCGGCACGCGGCGCGTGTACTTCGTCGCGATCACGTTGTTCGTGATCGGCTCGCTTGCCTGCGCGAGCGCCCACACGCTCGATCAACTCGTCATGGCGCGCGTGCTGCAAGGCATCGGCGGGTCGATGTTGCTGCCGATCGGCCGCCTTGCGATTCTTCGCACGATGACGGGCGAAGCCTACGTGTCCGCGCTCGCGATGATTTCGGTTGCCGGACAGGTCGGCCCTATTCTCGGTCCGACGCTCGGCGGCTGGTTCGTTCAGTCGTTCACGTGGCACTGGATCTTTCTGATCAACGTGCCGATCGGCGCGGTCGGCCTTTATGCCGTGCGGCGCTTTCTTCCCGACGACGCCATCAGGAACGCGCCGCCTTTCGATTTCGTCGGTTGCGGGCTCTTGTCCCTGTGCATGGTGGCGTTTTCGTTGGCGCTGGATAGTCCGGTGCAAACGCACCGCGGGCTCGTGTCGGCGGCGCTGTTCGTCGTGGCCGCCGTCTCGGCCTTCGCGTATATCCCGTATGCGCGCAGAAAGCGCAATCCGCTCTTTCATCTCGCGCTCTTTCGCGAGCCGAACTTCAGCGTCGGGCTGATCGGCAATCTGGTTTGCCGGATCGGGTCGAGCGCGGTGCCGTTCTTGTTGCCGCTTCTCATGCAGCTCGAACTCGGTTACAGCCCGCTGCATTCCGGCTTGATGATGCTGCCTATCGCGTTCGCGGGCACCTTGTCGAAGCGCTGGATCGCGGGGCTCGTCAAGCGCTACGGCTACGACAATTTTCTGCTGGTGAATACGGCGCTGGTGGGCGCGTCGATCATCGGCTTTGCGTTGTTTTCGCCGTCGCTGCCGCTCGTCGTGGAGATCGCCATTCTCGCGCTCTTCGGCGCCTGCAATTCGATGCAGTTCGCGGCGATGAACAGCGTCACGCTCAAGGGCCTTTCCATCAAGGATGCGGGCAGCGGCAACAGCCTCTTCTCGATGGTGCAGATGCTTGCGATCGGGCTTGGCGTGTCGATCGGCGGGTCGCTCGTGCAGGTGTTCGAGCATCAGTTCGGCTCAGGCGCGATCGGTTTCAGATTGAGTTTCCTGTGCATGGGCGTGGTGACGTTGCTATCGGGTCTCGTGTTCAGACGGCTCGACAACGCGCCGCGCGCCGCCGCGCCCGCGCCTGCCGCGCGCTGA
- a CDS encoding aldo/keto reductase: MQYRKFGSTGLTVSRLTLGTMTFGLQTEEDASFAIMDRAAEAGVNFIDTANVYPLGATNDLAGRTEEIVGRWLKGRRHQYILATKAVHAMGPLTWDQGASRKHLLDAIDASLKRLGTDYVDLYQLHNDDRDTPLDEMLEALDIIVKSGKARYVGVSNFLAYRLARALGRADVLRTARFVSVQPRYNLLFRQIERELLPLTVEEGLAVIPYNPLAGGLLTGKHKHDAAPSDGRFTATVGKAGEMYQQRYWHEREFQTIEKLKDVAKENGRSLASTSLAWVLANPAVTSAIIGASRVEQLDETLATVDQPIDAELKAKLDDLTVEYRWGDALR, translated from the coding sequence GTGCAATATCGCAAATTCGGCAGCACCGGTCTCACCGTCTCGCGTCTCACCCTCGGCACGATGACCTTCGGTTTGCAGACGGAGGAAGACGCGTCGTTCGCCATCATGGATCGCGCGGCCGAGGCGGGCGTCAATTTCATCGACACCGCCAACGTTTATCCGCTCGGCGCGACGAACGACCTCGCGGGCCGCACCGAGGAAATCGTCGGACGCTGGTTGAAGGGCCGGCGGCATCAATACATTCTCGCCACCAAGGCCGTGCACGCGATGGGGCCGCTTACATGGGATCAGGGCGCATCGCGCAAGCATCTGCTCGATGCAATCGATGCGTCGTTGAAGCGTCTTGGCACCGACTACGTAGATCTCTATCAACTGCATAACGACGATCGCGACACGCCGCTCGACGAGATGCTCGAAGCGCTCGATATCATCGTGAAAAGCGGCAAGGCACGCTATGTCGGGGTATCGAATTTTCTGGCGTACAGGCTCGCACGTGCGCTAGGTCGCGCCGATGTACTGCGCACCGCCCGCTTCGTTTCCGTTCAGCCGCGTTATAACCTGCTGTTTCGCCAGATCGAGCGTGAACTGCTGCCGCTGACGGTGGAAGAAGGGCTCGCCGTGATCCCGTATAACCCGCTCGCGGGTGGCTTGCTGACGGGCAAGCACAAGCACGACGCCGCGCCTTCGGACGGACGCTTTACCGCGACGGTCGGCAAGGCGGGAGAAATGTATCAGCAGCGCTACTGGCACGAGCGCGAGTTCCAGACCATCGAAAAGCTGAAAGATGTGGCGAAGGAAAACGGCCGGTCGCTTGCGAGCACATCGCTTGCATGGGTGCTGGCGAATCCGGCGGTGACCTCGGCGATCATCGGTGCAAGCCGCGTCGAACAGCTCGACGAGACGCTCGCGACAGTGGATCAGCCGATCGATGCCGAGCTCAAGGCGAAGCTCGACGATCTGACGGTGGAGTACCGATGGGGTGACGCGTTGCGTTGA
- the rarD gene encoding EamA family transporter RarD, translating into MNPGVVYAFAAFALWGLFPIYFKALHSISALEMLAHRMAWSMIFLFIVLTVRRQWRWLGPVLRDKRLLARFAASAVLLSTNWGIYIWAVNDGRIVEASLGYFINPLVNVLFGMAFLHERLRPMQWFSVVIAALGVLWLTWVNGAPPWISLALALTFGGYGLLRKTAKLGALEGLTLETMLLCPVALLYLFVLGANGHSGFLDASVGIEVLLAAAGPITAVPLLLFAAGARRIPLSMLGLIQYITPTLQLLIGVVIYQEAFGHDRLIGYGAIWAALAIYSLEGLYRARPGRG; encoded by the coding sequence ATGAATCCTGGTGTCGTCTACGCATTCGCGGCCTTCGCGCTTTGGGGCCTTTTTCCGATCTACTTCAAGGCGTTGCATTCGATTAGCGCGCTAGAGATGCTTGCGCACCGCATGGCCTGGTCGATGATCTTCCTCTTCATCGTCCTGACGGTGCGGCGTCAGTGGCGCTGGCTCGGCCCGGTGCTGCGCGACAAACGTCTGCTTGCGCGCTTCGCGGCGAGCGCCGTGTTGCTATCGACGAACTGGGGCATTTACATCTGGGCGGTAAACGATGGGCGAATCGTCGAGGCAAGTCTTGGCTACTTCATCAATCCGCTCGTCAACGTGCTGTTCGGAATGGCCTTCCTGCACGAGCGGTTACGGCCGATGCAGTGGTTCTCCGTTGTCATCGCCGCGCTCGGCGTGCTGTGGCTCACCTGGGTGAACGGCGCGCCGCCCTGGATCAGTCTCGCGCTCGCGTTGACTTTCGGCGGCTACGGATTGTTGCGCAAGACGGCGAAGCTCGGCGCACTCGAAGGGCTCACGCTCGAAACCATGTTGCTGTGTCCTGTCGCGCTGCTTTATTTATTCGTGCTCGGCGCGAACGGACATAGCGGTTTCCTGGATGCGTCCGTGGGCATCGAGGTGCTTCTCGCGGCGGCCGGGCCGATCACCGCCGTGCCGTTGCTGCTGTTCGCGGCCGGCGCGCGGCGCATTCCCTTGTCGATGCTCGGCCTGATTCAGTACATCACGCCGACGCTGCAGTTGCTCATCGGCGTGGTGATTTATCAGGAGGCGTTCGGGCATGACCGTCTGATCGGCTATGGCGCGATCTGGGCGGCGTTGGCGATTTATTCGCTCGAAGGCTTGTATCGGGCGCGGCCGGGGCGAGGGTGA